One Pristiophorus japonicus isolate sPriJap1 chromosome 19, sPriJap1.hap1, whole genome shotgun sequence genomic window carries:
- the LOC139229874 gene encoding zinc finger protein ZFP2-like has protein sequence MLVQGGEGRGPAERARGAEPRVDSLCPNTLEGRVSMEIKKETELVTNGGCGSSEGAGASPQASGNRGLAAFQCNVCGKGFRWPSLLDTHLRVHTGDKPFECTVCKMRFYTSSEVTKHQRFHTGEKPFECTVCKKRFHTSSNLIQHQKIHTGEKPFECTVCAKRFYRSCDLSKHQRIHTGEKPFECPVCKKRFHTSSNSIQHQQIHADEKPFECTVCKKRFYTSSLLTQHQKIHTGEKPFECTVCKKRFYRSGYLIEHQRIHTGEKRFECTVCQKRFHTSSNLNKHSKIHTGEKPFECSVCRKRFYTSSNLTQHQQIHTGEKAFECTVCRKRFKSFRYLLQHQTKHTGESMFKARD, from the coding sequence ACAGTCTGTGCCCGAACACTTTGGAAGGAAGGGTCAGCATGGAGATAAAGAAAGAAACTGAATTGGTGACAAATGGTGGGTGTGGATCATCTGAAGGAGCTGGAGCCAGTCCGCAGGCATCGGGCAATCGGGGCTTGGCTGCCTTTCAGTGCAATGTGTGTGGGAAAGGCTTCCGCTGGCCCAGCCTGCTGGACACACACCTGCGTGTTCACACTGGAGACAAGCCCTTTGAATGTACCGTGTGTAAAATGCGATTTTACACTTCCAGCGAGGTGACCAAGCACCAGCGATTTCATACCGGGGAGAAACCGTTTGAATGCACAGTGTGCAAGAAGAGATTTCACACCTCCAGTAACTTGATCCAGCACCAGAAAATCCACACTGGAGAGAAACCATTTGAGTGCACTGTCTGCGCCAAGAGATTTTACAGGTCCTGCGACTTGAGCAAACACCAGCGgattcacaccggggagaaaccGTTTGAATGTCCAGTGTGCAAGAAGCGATTTCACACCTCCAGTAACTCCATCCAGCACCAGCAAATCCACGCTGATGAGAAACCCTTCGAGTGTACCGTGTGCAAGAAGCGATTTTATACGTCCAGTCTGTTGACGCAGCATCAgaaaattcacactggggagaaaccgtttgAGTGCACAGTGTGCAAGAAGCGGTTTTACAGGTCCGGGTACTTGATTgagcaccagcgaattcacaccggggagaagaGGTTTGAATGTACGGTGTGTCAAAAGAGATTTCACACCTCCAGCAACTTGAACAAACATTCAAAAATTCACACGGGAGAGAAGCCCTTTGAGTGTTCAGTGTGTCGAAAGCGATTTTATACCTCCAGTAACTTGACCCAGCATCAGCAGATCCACACTGGAGAGAAAGCGTTTGAGTGCACTGTGTGTAGAAAGCGATTTAAAAGTTTCAGGTACTTGTTGCAGCATCAAACAAAGCACACTGGGGAAAGTATGTTCAAGGCGCGAGATTAG